The Salvelinus namaycush isolate Seneca chromosome 1, SaNama_1.0, whole genome shotgun sequence genome has a window encoding:
- the si:dkey-22i16.7 gene encoding skin secretory protein xP2: MTKPMLPKTAEKKPPAEEVPVDGAAKAPTEGEAKPDAAPPPEEQAPDLAPEAPVEPAAPAAEPVPAEGAPAPAPPAEDGASPAEGDPPADRAPPAEGATAEPAPAPEPAPAPEPAPAPEPVPELEPPRSRH; this comes from the coding sequence ATGACCAAGCCAATGCTGCCAAAGACGGCCGAGAAGAAGCCGCCAGCGGAGGAAGTTCCAGTGGATGGTGCAGCAAAGGCACCGACAGAGGGGGAGGCCAAGCCAGACGCAGCACCTCCTCCAGAGGAACAAGCCCCAGATCTAGCACCAGAGGCCCCTGTTGAGCCAGCAGCACCCGCAGCAGAGCCAGTCCCAGCAGAAGGAGCCCCAGCTCCGGCACCCCCAGCTGAGGATGGGGCCTCTCCGGCAGAAGGAGACCCACCAGCCGATAGAGCTCCCCCTGCAGAGGGTGCCACAGCAGAGCCTGCCCCGGCACCAGAGCCTGCCCCGGCACCAGAGCCTGCCCCGGCACCAGAGCCCGTACCAGAGTTGGAACCTCCTAGGAGTAGGCATTGA